The Lipingzhangella halophila genome segment GCAGCGGTGGCCGCATCGAGTACTGGCTGAACACCGAACCGAACCTCGCGGACCTCAACGACGCCGCATTCGACCTCGTGTACTGCGACCTCGTCCTACAGCACCTGCCGCCCTCCCTCGCGGCCGACTACACGCGCGAGCTCACCCGGGTCGTGCGGCCGGGCGGCGCCCTGGTGATCGGGGTTCCCGCCCGCGAGGCGCACACGTTCAAAGGGCTGGCTTTCCGGTACACCCCCTGGCCGCTGATCCGCGTGGCGCAGCGCGTCCTGTTGCGGTACCCGGCCCCGATGCGGATGCACACGCTGCCCCCCGAACGGCTGGCCCGCCTCCTCGAACCCGGTGGCGCCCGGATCGTCGCCTCCGACGAGTACTGGAGCGGGGACCACTGGCAGCACCTGCGCCACTTCGGCACCGTCGATTCCTCCGAGGCGCCGGGGGATGCGCGGTGACCGGCCAGGACACCACCACCGGCGGGCCGGCCCCCTTCCGGGCGACGCTCGGCAGGTCGTTCCGCCTGTTCTCGGCGTTCCGGCAGGAGCAGACCAACCCGGACCACTTCTACGGCACCCTGGCCCGCGACACTGTGGCCCAACTGCGCTCCTACACCCCGCTCGACGGCGCGGTGGTCGTGGATGTCGGCGGCGGGCCGGGATACTTCACCGACGCGCTGACCGCCGCCGGCGCCAGGTGCGTGTGCGTGGACGCCGACCCCCGCGAGCTGGGACTGCGCGGCTCCCCGCCCGGGACCGCGCTGCTCGGCAGCGCGCTCGACATGCCCATGCGGACCGGTTCGGTCGACGTCTGCCTCTCCTCCAACGTGCTGGAGCACGTGTCCGAGCCCGAGCGCATGGC includes the following:
- a CDS encoding class I SAM-dependent methyltransferase, yielding MGLDEVRKDWTRLGAAEPLWAVCVDPAKRGGGWDDDEFLASGQREVDAALKRLDELEILPTHRGRALDFGCGAGRLSNALATHFDSVTGVDISAPMLAEARRLDRSGGRIEYWLNTEPNLADLNDAAFDLVYCDLVLQHLPPSLAADYTRELTRVVRPGGALVIGVPAREAHTFKGLAFRYTPWPLIRVAQRVLLRYPAPMRMHTLPPERLARLLEPGGARIVASDEYWSGDHWQHLRHFGTVDSSEAPGDAR
- a CDS encoding class I SAM-dependent methyltransferase — translated: MTGQDTTTGGPAPFRATLGRSFRLFSAFRQEQTNPDHFYGTLARDTVAQLRSYTPLDGAVVVDVGGGPGYFTDALTAAGARCVCVDADPRELGLRGSPPGTALLGSALDMPMRTGSVDVCLSSNVLEHVSEPERMADEMVRVTRPGGLVYLSYTVWLCPWGGHETSPWHYLGGPYAARRFTRRHGHRPKNDFGRTMFALSASRMLSWARDRGDTEVVDILPRYLPSWLRPVVHIPGVREIVTWNLLLVLRKR